The nucleotide window GAGTGCCACGCCCGCGAGCAGGCTGGCCAGCCCGATCAGGGCTGCCAGCGCGACGGCTCCCGTCACGGGGTCGGACCGCCCATGGCGAACGCACCGTCATGGCCGATGCGCGGCTTGCGCGTCGCCAGCTTGTTGGTGTCGCCGCGGTCGAGGGTGGGGTCCTCGTCGGCGCGGGACGTCACGTGGGACGCCGTGAAGGTGTCCACTCCGGTGCCGCGGTGCGAGCCGGGCCGGTAGGTGACGGTGACGGCGCGGGGTGAGGCGGCCTCGATCACACCGGCACGCCAGCCGTCGCGGTAGACCCAGACGGGATCGGCCTTCTGATAGCTGTCGGCCGGCGCTACGTCGGCCGGATCGCGTTGCGGCGGGGCGATGGACGGGGTCGACATCGAGAGCCTCCCTGTTTCCTGGGACTCGGGTCGTCGGACGGGCCGTGGCGCTTGCCGGCGTGCAAACCCAGCGTGCCGCTGAATGGTTCAAACTTTCAGCACGCTCCGTCAGCAGCCAGACAACCGCCTGTCAGATATCATGCTCGGGATCCAGTGCGTTCGCAAGGCCGTCTGCACGTGCATCCGGCACGTGCGGGGGTCGGGGGTGTCCGATCGATCGGTTTCCCGCCGAACGATCTCCCCCTTAGGATGCTCTGGGGCGAAGGGGCTGCAACTTGCATCCCAGAGGCCGATCGATAGGAGCAAGGTGAGCGCCGGTACGCAGGAGGAGTCGCCGAACAGCGGCCCCACCGTGCTGCGCATCCTGCTCGGTGCCCAGCTGAGGCGGCTGCGCGAGGGCAAGGGCATCAGCCGGGAGGACGCGGGCTACGAGATCCGCGCATCGGGTTCGAAGATCAGCCGCATGGAGCTTGGCCGCGTCAGCTTCAAGGAGCGCGACGTCGCCGACCTGCTGAGCATGTACGGCGTGCGCGACCTCGCCGAGCGCGAGGCGCTGCTCGGCCTGGCCCGGCAGGCCAACAACCCCGGCTGGTGGCACCACTACGGAGACATCCTGCCGCCGTGGTTCCAGTCCTATCTGGGCCTCGAGGCCGCCGCGACGCTGATCCGGACGTACGAGATCCAGTTCGTGCCCGGTCTGTTGCAGACGCCGGAGTACGCCCGGGCCGTCATCCTGCTCGGCCACGCGGGCGCGAACGCCGACGAGATCGATCGCCGGGTCGAGCTCCGCCGGCAGCGTCAGCAGATCCTGCACCGGATCGAGCCGCCGCAGCTGTGGGCGGTCATCGACGAGGCGGTGCTGCGCCGGCCCATCGGCGGCCCCGACGTCATGCGCGCCTAGATCGAGTCGCTCATCGAGGCTGCGAAGAAGCCGAACGTGCGGCTCCAGATCATTCCGTTCAACGCGGGCGGCCACGCCGCGGCGGGCGGACCGTTCGCGATCCTGCGGTTCCCGGAGCCGGAGCTGCCCGACGTCGTCTACGTCGAGCAGCTCACGAGCGCCATCTATCTGGACAAGCGCGACGACGTCGACCACTACGCGATCGCCATGGAACGCGTCTGCATCGACGCTGAGCCGCCGAACCACACCCAGGAGATCCTGGGCAAGCTGCTTCACGAGGTGGGCAGGCTCGCCTGACCATCCGGTCGCTGCTTCCTCACTTTGAGTGAGTCACCCGCGCGGGTGACTCAGCGGAGCAGGTTGTCGAAGTCCCCATCGCGGACGCCGCCGAGGAAGGCCTCGATCTCCGCAGCCGTGTAGATGAGCGCGGCGCCCTCCGGGTCGCGCGAGTTCCGCATGGCGATGCTGCCGTCCGGGAGTGCGGCGCACTCGACACAGTTGCCGCTGGGGTTGCTCCGGCCGCTCTTCTGCCAGGTCACACCCGCCAACTTGCCGGCGGGCATGCCATTAACAATGCGCGTCATTACTTGGCTCCCTAACGGTTGACCGGTCGCGGGGACCGGCGATGTGTGTCACGCCGACCACTCGCTGTGCAAATGCACGTGCATTCGGCCTTGCGTTCTCACATGATTGTGAGCATGATAACGCACGAGCCCCACTGAAAGTGGGTCACGGAGGGTGACATCTTTGAGTGACGGGTCGGTGGCGGAAATGCCTCTTCGACCCTCGACGCATGGCTCCCTGGCGGGGGTGCCCGAGCGGGAGGAAGACGCATGGCTGTCCCGAACGCCGGCCCGCACCAACCGGACCCGACCGACCGTGGAAACCTCACCTACCGGGACGAACTGCGGTCGTCGGGCATGGAGGCCGCCTCGACCCGGGCCACCACCGTGTCCCAGCGTTTCGGTGGGGTCCGCTATGCATTGACCCGTTCGGACAATGTTTCCCCGATGGACAGGGACCCAAACGAGGGTGGTGATCCCGACGCGAATCACTGAGCACGTCCACTGTGCCCGCAGGCGGCGCGCCGGTGCGGCACCCGGCCGCAAGGTCTGGTCACCGGCCGCCCCGATCATCCGACGTGGACGCCTCCAGCCGGCCGCTCCACGCTGGCCGGTGCACGTCTTCGCCGAGGCGGACTACTGCTATGGGATCGGGCCGCTGACGCTGCGGGTCGACCGGATCGAGTGGGCGAAGCCGATCCCGTACGAGGGTGACACCTGGCTCGAGGTCGAGGGCATCGTGATCGACCCGGCGGGCCGGGAGCGTGCCCGCCGGCAGGTGCTGGTCCGGGCCGGCCGGCTGCCGCACCCGCCATCACGAAAGCGGCCGCGTCTGCGGCCCTGATGCTTAACCAGGAGCGACGCCGGTCGACGGCGTCGCTCCAAGCGCGCGCTTCACTGCGCGCCGCCCGACTCCGGCCGGGCGGTCCGGTTCCCCCGTGCTGGATCGCCCGGCCGGTTAGGGTCAGCAACCCTCCCCGGCCGGCACCCGGCCGACCTCTCCCGACCGGCACCTGGCTGACCTCTCCCCGGCCGATCTTCCCGGGCCGACCTCTGCTGGGCCGATCTTCCCGGGCCGACCTCTGCTGGGCCGATCTTCCCGGGCCGACCTCTGCTGGGCCGATCTTCCCGGGCCGACCTCTGCTGGGCCGATCTTCCCGGGCCGACCTCTGCTGGGCCGATCTTCCCGGGCCGACCTCTGCCGGGCCGATCTTCCCGGCCGACCCTTCTCGGCGGTGCCCGGCCGGCCTCTCCGTGGCCGATGCCCTGCCGGCGGGTCCTTTCCGGCGATTGGTGGGGAAACAGAAACGCCGCCCCGACCCGAACGGGTGAGGCGGCGTCGCAGGTGGCTCAGGGTTTGCGGGCCACGCCCGCCCAGTAGTAGGCCGCCTCGGGGTTCGCGACCGGCTCGTCGGGGCGCCAGCTCGACACCGGAACCAGGCCCGGGTCGAGCATCTCCCAGTCGCCGAAGAAGCGCTGGACCTCGTCGCGGGTGCGGGCCACCAGCGTCATGCCGGCGCCGGTCGCCGCCGCGACTGCCTGGCCCATCTCCTCAGGGTTGAAGTCGCCGGTCGGGTGGGTGATCGCCAGGAGGCTGCCCGACGGCATCGCGTCGCGCAGCTCCGCCACCAGCGCCCACGGGTCGTCCGCGTCCGACAGCAGCATGAGGATCGCGATCATGGTCAGGCCGACCGGCTGGGTCAGGTCCAGCGTCTCCGCCAGGACCGGATCCCGCAGGATCGACTGCGGCTCGCGGATGTCCGCCGAGATGTACTCGCTGCGGCCCTGCTCCGTGCTGATCATCAGGGCGCGGGCGTGCACCAGGACGATCGGGTCGTTGTCGACGTAGACGACCCGGGCCTCGGGGGCGAGCTGCTGGGCGATCTCGTGCAGGTTCGGGCGGGTCGGGATGCCGGTGCCGATGTCGAGGAACTGGCGGACACCCTCCTTGGCGACCAGGTCGCGGGCCGCGCGGTGCACGAACTTGCGGTTCTCACCGGCCATGTAGCGCATGCCGGGGATGGCCTGCACGATCGCCTCGGCGACCGCCCGGTCGACCGCGAAGTTGTCCTTGCCGCCGAGCCAGTAGTCGTACATGCGGGCCGAGTGCGGCACGTTGATGTTGACGCCGGGCGGCGCAACCTCGGCCGGTGGATTGGCACCGCTGTCCTGCGTCACGACCGCCTCCTGATCTAGGCCACCCCTGGCCGTGAAGAGTCTTCAGGCGGCCAGCCTAGCGGCAGGAGATGATCAATATCGATCATGTCGCTCGATCGAAATCAGTGAGCGCGCTGGGTATCAGGCCGCGGACACACTGTCGCGATAGGACCGATCGCAGGCGTCGCGCTGCGGCCCCGAAACGACCTGGTCACGGCCGGCGTGCTTGGCCACGTAGAGGTTTCGGTCCGCCGAGGACAGCAGGTTGGCCTGGGTCGGCATGAGCACGTCGCCGAGGTCGGCGACGCCGATGCTCACGGTGACGGGCAGGCCCTGTGTCAGCTCCGCCCAGTCGTACCCGGAGATCGCCCGCCGGACGCCGTCGAGCTGCCCGGTCGCCTCCCCCGCGCCGAGGCCGGGAAGCACCGCCAGGAACTCCTCGCCGCCCATCCGGGCCACGAAGCCGTCCGCGCACACCGCGGCCAGCTCGGTCTCCAGCAGCTTGGCCACCAGCACCAGCACCTGGTCGCCGACGTCGTGCGACAGCTGGTCGTTGATCCGCTTGAAGTGGTCAAGGTCGACGATCGCCACGGTCAGCGACCCGCCGGCCTCGATCAGGTCCGGCAGCTGTTCGTCGAGGTAGCGCCGGTTGCGCAGGCCGGTCAGCGGGTCGCGGCGGGCCTGCTCGCGGAACCGCGCGGCCTCCTGCCGGGCCTCGGTCGTCTCGAACATCGC belongs to Amorphoplanes digitatis and includes:
- a CDS encoding DUF397 domain-containing protein, with protein sequence MTRIVNGMPAGKLAGVTWQKSGRSNPSGNCVECAALPDGSIAMRNSRDPEGAALIYTAAEIEAFLGGVRDGDFDNLLR
- a CDS encoding SAM-dependent methyltransferase → MTQDSGANPPAEVAPPGVNINVPHSARMYDYWLGGKDNFAVDRAVAEAIVQAIPGMRYMAGENRKFVHRAARDLVAKEGVRQFLDIGTGIPTRPNLHEIAQQLAPEARVVYVDNDPIVLVHARALMISTEQGRSEYISADIREPQSILRDPVLAETLDLTQPVGLTMIAILMLLSDADDPWALVAELRDAMPSGSLLAITHPTGDFNPEEMGQAVAAATGAGMTLVARTRDEVQRFFGDWEMLDPGLVPVSSWRPDEPVANPEAAYYWAGVARKP